Within the bacterium genome, the region GGTGAGGCCGTAATGACGCGCCCGCAGATAGAACTCCACCGCGCCGTACATGGTCCCGTGGTCGGTGATCGCGATCGCCGGCATCCCCATCCCGGAGGCAGCGCGCATCAACTGGTCTATGCGGGCGGAACCGTCCAGGAGGGAGAACTCGGTATGCAGGTGGCAGTGAACAAAGGGATCGGACATGGGCTCACGGGCATTGTAGCACAGGCTCAGGTGGCGGAGGTGTCGCGCTTCAAGCGGGCTGCGTCCGACCCCGAAGCAGCGTAACAACGAGCTGCACGTGGCCGGTCTGCGGCAGCACATCCACCGGCTGGACGGCAACGGTTTGATACCCGACCCGCCCCCAGCGGATGAGATCAGCCGCGCAGGTCGCCAGCGATCGTGCCAGGTACGCCACGCGAGGAATCCGCGCGGAGGCCACAGCCTGGACCGTCGCATCGTCGAGGCCGGGGCCCCGAGCGGTCACGACCACCGCCTCCGGGCGGCTGCGGGTGGCCGTCCTCGCCAGGACCCGGAGCGGGCTGCGGGCGTAGAACACCGCGTTCGCGATGCCGTTCCACTCGGCCGCCTTCCAGGCGTCGGCCATCGCCTGGCGGTCCGGGGTCACACCGGTCACCAGGGCGGCATCGCGGGCAAGCGCCAGCGCCAGCAGCGGCGTCGCGGCCGTCAGGTCGAGTGCGGTCTCAGTGGTCCGCAGCGCCGCCGCCTGCCGAACAGCATCAAGCAGCAGGGGCATGGCGCTTGGGTTGGGCGGAACCTCGGTGGCCGGACGCAGCGGCACCCTCATCCCGGCAAACTCTTCGACGATGCTGTCGCGCCCCCAGAGCAGGCGCAGCCGGGGCCCCAGCAGTTCGGGAGCCGGTCCGGGCTGCACCGTGCTCAGGATGCCGACAAGCCCGCTCACCCGGCCGGTGAGGGCGTGCACCAGCGGCGCCGTATCCCGGAGAGGCCTCGCGACGGATAGCGTCAGCAGTGCCTCCCCGGTGGCAAAGGACGCCAGTCCCAGCACGCCCCTCACGAGGCCGGTACCGCTCGTCCGGTCGTGGATCGGCAACCTTAGAGCGCGCACCGTGCTGCGGACGGCGTGCAGGATCGCCTCGTTGGCCGGATGCTGTACAGGACACCGGGAAATGTCTATCACCCGGTCTGAGGCGATGGCACGGAAGCCGGCGACCGCTACTCCCTCTCTCTCGGCAAACGCCGCGCGGAGGGTGCTGCGATATGCCCAGGACTCTCCCCCGACAGTCTCGCGCACGATGTCGCGGTGAACGCCGGCGTGCTCCTTCAGGAAATCCTTCACCAGCGCGGTCTTGAGGCGGCGCTGCGCCTCGGGCACAAGGTGCTGCCATTGGCACCCACCACACCGGCCGAAGTGGGGGCACCGGGCCACCACGGTGCTGGCCGACTTGCGCAGCAGCGCTACCAGGCGGCCCTGGGCGCAGCGGCCGCCCTTGGTCACCTCGACCACGGCCTCTTCGCCGGGCACGCCGAACGGCACCGACAGTACGACCGGTCCGAGGCGCGCGACGGCCACGCCGTCCGGGCCCACCGCTGATAGGCGGACCGTCAACCGCTCCCCAACGTGCACTGTGCCCAGGCCGCCACGCCGGGGATGCTTCGTGGGCGGCCCGGCCTTGGGGATGAGACGGGCGGTCTGCGGCATTATGACAACCGCTCCCTGAGCAGGCGGTTGGCCGCCTCGGGGTTGGCGCGGCCGGCGGTAGCGCGCATGATCTGTCCCACCAGGAACGGCAGCGCGCGCACCTTGCCCGCGCGGATCTCGGCCGCGGGTCCGGGGTGATCGGCTATGACCTTGTCCACGACGACGCGCAGCGTGGCCTCGTCGCTGATCTGCTGCAGACCCCGGGCCTCCACGACGGCTTCGGGCTCCTGATCGTGGGTGATCATCTCCACCAGGATGTCCTTGGCGGTCCGGCCGCTGACTGTTCCGTCGTCCACCAAGCGGAGCAGAGCCGACAGGCGCGCTGGGGTAAGCGCGATTTGGTCAATCTCCACGGCGTGCTCGTTCAGGTAGGCCGCCACGACGCCGGATAGCCAGTTGGCTACCACCTTGGGGTGCGGCCCCAGGGCCACCGTCTCCTCGAAGAAGTTGGCCATCGCCGGAGTAGCCGTGATCAGGTCGGCGTCGTAGGCCGGCAGTCCGAAGGTGGCAATCAGCCGATCGCGGCGGGCCGCGGGCAGTTCGGGGAGCGCCTTACGGATGGCCGCCACCCACGCCGCGTCCACGTCCAGGGGAACGAGGTCTGGCTCCGGGAAGTACCTGTAGTCCTCGGCCTCCTCCTTCGACCGTGAGGCAAACGTGACGCTGCGCCGCTCGTCCCAGTGCCGCGTTTCCTGCACAACGGCCTCCCCTCGGGCAAGCACCTCGCGCTGCCTGACGGCCTCGAACGCGAGCGCCCGCTCGACTGCGCGGACCGAGTTCATGTTCTTCACCTCGGTGCGCACTCCTGGCGGACCGCCTGGAGGCTGGAGCGACAGGTTCGCATCACAGCGCAGCGTCCCCTCCTCCATCCGGCAGCTGCTCACCTCCGCGAACTGAAGCAGACGGCGCAGCGCGTTTAGGAACTCGCGGGCCTCGCCCGGAGAGCGGAGGTCGGGCTCGGTCACGATCTCCATCAGCGGCACGCCCGACCGGTTGTAGTCCACCAAGCTGGACGAGGCGCCTCCGGTGCCGGCGGGGTGTACGAGGCGCGCGGTGTCTTCTTCCAGGTGGACGCGGCGGATTGCGACACGCCACGGCCGTCCGCCCACGTGGATCTCCAGCACGCCGCCGGTGGCCAGCGGTGGGTGGTCGGCGTACTCGTACTGAGATATCTGGTAGTTCTTCGCCAAATCGGGATAGTAGTAGTTCTTTCGGTGGAACCGGCTGCGGGGGTGCACCCGGCAGCCCAACGCCACGGCCGTCCGCAGTCCAAGCTCCACCGCCCTCCGGTTGAGTACGGGCAGGGAGCCCGGAAGACCCAGGCACACCGGACAGACGAGCGTGTTGGGAGGTGCGCCGAACTCCGTCGCGCACCCGCAGAACATCTTGGACGCGGTCAGGAGCTGAACATGGATCTCAAGCCCTATGACAACCTCGCGGGTCCCAGTGCCGGCACCGGTCGGATCCATGGGCTCTGGCTTCTCCATGGCTCAGGCCTCCGGCGAGTGCCGCAGGTGCCAGGAGGTCGCCTGCTGATAGGCGCCTCCTGCCCGCAGCAGCGTCGCCTCGTCAAAAGCCCGCCCCACGAGTTGCATCCCGATCGGCAGGCCGGCGCTGAACCCGCATGGCAGCGCAAGACCTGGCAGGCCGGCCAGGTTCACCGGAATCGTGAAGATGTCCGAGACGTACATCCGCAGCGGGTCATCCACCCGCTCTCCGATGGCGAATGGAAGGGTCGGGGAGGTTGGCATCACCACTATGTCCACCCGAGCGAACGCGCGATCGAAGTCGCGCGCCACCAGGGTACGGACCTTCTGCGCCTTGATGTAGAACGCCTCGTAGTAACCGGCGGACAGCGCGTAGGTCCCCAGCATGATCCGGCGTTTGACCTCGGCGCCGAACCCTCCCTGCCGGGTCCGGGTGACCATCTCAAAGAGATCGTCGGATCCGTCCCGCAACCCGTATCTGACGCCGTCGTACCGGGCCAGGTTCGAGGAGGCCTCGGCCGGTGCGATCAGGTAGTACGTGGGAAGCGCTACGTCCAGCGTGGGGAGGGCGATCTCCTCGACCCGGAAGCCCAGGTTGTCGAAGGTGTCCAGCGCGGCCCTCACCGCCTCCGCCACGCCCGCGTCCACCCCGGAGCCGAATGCCTCCGAGGGCACCCCCAGGCGGATCTCCCGCCGCGTCTCGCCCAACGTGGCCAAGTAGTCGGGTACGGTCACGTCGGCCGAGGTAGAGTCGCGAGGATCGGCTCCGGCGATAACGCCGAGGAGCAGCGCGCAGTCGGCCACATCCCTTGCGAACGGCCCGATCTGATCCAGGGAGGAGGCGAACGCCACCAGCCCGTACCTCGAGACCCTGCCGTAGGTGGGCTTCAGGCCGACCACCCCACAGAAACCGGCGGGCTGCCGGATCGAACCGCCGGTGTCGGAACCCAGGGCCAGGGGCACGTATCCCGCGGCGACCGCGGCGGCCGAGCCGCCGCTCGAACCTCCGGGGACGCGACTGAGATCCCAGGGGTTGCGGGTGGGCCCGAACGCGGAGTTCTCGGTGGACGACCCCATGGCGAACTCATCCAGGTTGGTCTTGCCGACAATCACCGCGCCCGCGTGGCGCAGCCGGGCAATCACCGTGGCATCGTAGGGAGGGAGCCAGCCCTCAAGGATCCGCGACCCGCAGGTGGTTGGAACGCCCCGCGTGCACAGGTTGTCCTTGACCGCAACCGGAATGCCGGCGAGCGGGGGCAGCGTGTCGCCGGCCGCGTTCCGCCGGGCCTGGGCATATAGGCCGTCCCACTCGACCGCCTCTTGGCGGGCGCGCTCCGCGTCAACGTGGAGAAAGGCGTGCAGCTTTGGGTCGCGCAGCGCGATCCGTTCGAGTGCCGCGGCGATGACCTCCGAAGGCCGCAGCTCCCCCGCAGCATAGGCGGCTCGCAGAGCTCGCGCGGACTCCCAAACGGACGGGGCCATCCTGACCGCCCCTACTCCGCCTCGAGTACCCGTGGAACCTTGAAGAACCCCTGTTCGTGCGCGGGGGCCGCAGCCAGAACCTCGTCGCGCGAAAGGCAAGGTGCCGGCAGGTCCTCTCGCAGGACGTTGACCATCGGGAGCACGTGCGAGGTCGCGGGCACGCCCTCGATCGAGACAGCGTCCAGTCGCGCGCAGTACTCGAGGATGCGGCCGAGTTGCCCGGCGAACCGTTCGCGCTCCTCGTCGGTCAGCGCCAGGCGGGCCAGGCGCGCCACGTGCTCAACGGTTGCCCTGTCAATCGCCACCGACTACCTCCCGAGATCAGTTCGAACCGCGCAGCCGTGGATCCAGTATATCCCGGAAGGCGTCTCCCAGCAGGTTCCATCCGAGCGTGAACAGGAACAGCGCGGCGCCGGGGAAGACCACGGTGTACCAGAACTGGAAGGCGTTGCCGGCGGCACCCAGGATCCAGCTCCGCGAGAGACTGATGATCTGCCCCCAGTCGGAGTAGCCGACCGGCGCGCCCAGCCCCAGGAAGCTCAGCGCCGCCGCCGCCACCACGATGCTTCCCATGTCCAGCGAGGAAACAACAAGCACGGGGTAGATGCTGTTGGGCAGGACGTGCCTGGAAATAACCTTTAGATCACTGGCGCCAAGCGCCCTGGCCGCTTCTATGAAGTCGCGCTCGCGGACCGAGAGGACCTCCCCGCGCAATAGCCGGGCGTACCCGGGCCAGCTCACCAGGGCCAGAGCGATCATCACCTTCTCCAGCCCAGGACCCAGGATTGCCACGACCACAACGGCCAGGATCAGTCCGGGAAACGCCAAGAAGACGTCCACGATGCGCATCATGATCTCGTCGAGGCGTCCGCCGTAGAATCCCGAGATGCCACCCACCAGGATCCCGATGGTAACCGAGGTGGCCACCACCGCCAGTCCCACGCGAAACGCCGTGCGCGCGCCCCACACCAGCCCGTAGAAGATGTCAAACGCCTGCTCGGTCGTGCCCAGCGGGTGTCCAGGCCGCGGCGGCTGCGGATCGGGGCTGTAGCCCTCGTGGGGCATCATGTAGGGATCTCGGGCATCGGCCTTCGGAGGTGCGATCACCGGTGCCAGGAGCGCGGTCAGCACGAAGGCCATGATGATGGCCAGTCCCAGCATGGACAGGGGATTGCGCCGCAACCTGCGCCATGCCATCTGCCAGGAACTCATGGTTATGGGATGGGCGGGCTGCCCTGATGCGGCTCGGTGGATCGCGCCCCCAGTTGTCATCGCAGCCGGATGCGGGGATCTATCAAGGCGTAGAGGATGTCGGCCGCCAGGTTGCCCATCACCAGCAGCAGAGCGTTGAACAGGGCGAATCCGGCCACCGCGGCCGCATCGAGCTGGATCGCCGCGTTCACGCCCCAGAGTCCTATCCCGGGATAGCCGTAGACCGTCTCCGTGATGGCCACGCCGTTGAGGAGTCCCACGAACAGCAGGGCGGACATCGTCACAACAGGAATCATGGCGTTCTTGCGGGCATGCTTGTTCACCACGACTCGGTCATCCAGCCCCTTTGCACGCGCGGTGCGCACATAGTCCTGGCGGAGCGTCTCCAGCATAGAGGACCGGGTCACGCGCACGAGCGTCGCACAGCTGACCAGGCTCAGTGTCAGCACCGGCAGCGCAAGGTGGCGCAGCGCATCCACGAAGATCCAGAGCTGGCCGTTCAGCAGGGCGTCCACGGTCATCAGTCGGGTGTAGGGACGGAACTGCTTGGAGAGCACGTACATGCTGGGCTCCAGCGAGAGGCGCCCGGGCGGGAAGAGCTGCCAAGCACCGTAGAACACCATCAGAAGCAGGAGGCCCCACACGAAGGTGGGCATCGAGGTCCCGCTGATTGCGAAGAAACGGGAGAAGTGGTCCAAGGCACGGTCTCGGTGCACCGCGGATAGGGTCCCCAGCCAGATTCCAACGACGAGGATGGGCACGACCGCGAAGATGGTCAGCTCCAGGGTCGCGGGGAAGAAGGTGGCTATTGCCTTCGCCACGGGCATCTTGGCGGTTTCCGACCACCCCAGGTCGCCCTGCACCACGCGGCCCAACCATCCCACGTACTGGGTGTGGAACGGCTTGTCCAGACCGTGCGCGCGGATGATGCTGTCCACGGCACGAAGCTGGCGCGGGTCGGTCACGTACAAGGCGGCCCGCATCTGTGGGGAGAGCATCTGTAGCAGCCCGAAAATCAGGAGGGTTACCCCGAAGGCAACCAGGGGCAACAGGAGTAACCGCCGGACAACAAATGCCGTCATGGGAGTCCCGTGGTGGGGATCGGGAGGAAGCTTCCTCCCGATCCCCGTGCGGGAGTGGCTATCCCTTGAAGATCGTGTAGTAGTACGTCCCCGGGAACACCGGGTTGTTGTACCATCCCCTCACCCAGGAGCGCTGCACGCGGAACACCACCTGGTGGACCGGCGAAACCGACGGTGCCAGCTCGAAGAACTTCTGGTTGATCTGGGAATAGAGCTGCTTACGCTTCTCGGGGTTGGTCTCCTTGATCGCCTGCATGATGAGCCGATCCAGCTCCTCGTTCTTGAATCGCTGGGACTTGGGGAAGGTGCCGTCGCTGTGCAGGAAGTGGAAGGCGAAGTTGTGGGGGTCCGGGTAGTCGGCCACCCAGCCTATCCAGAAAACCGGGAGCTTGCTGTCGTTCATCGCGGCCAGATAGGACGCCCAGGTGATGCCGCGGACGTCCAGCCGGAACTTGGGGTTCAAAGCCTCAACGCCGTCTTTCAGGATCCGCGCGCCGACCTCGCGGACGACATTGCCGGTGTTGTACAGTACGGTCGCCCTGAACCCGCGCTCCCACACCTGGCCGCCCCACGCCTCCCTCAACTCGGCAATGGCCTTCTCGCGGCTATGGGAGAAGTACTCCCTCTTCGCATCGAAGCCCAGCATGCCCGGAGGTATCACGCCCTTGGGCAGTGTCCCCTGATTGCGGAAAGCATCTTGGAGGAATGTGGCATAGTCGAAGGCATAGGCGAACCCGCGCCGGACCCGGACGTCGGAGAAGAAGTTGGCCGGGATGCCGGCGCCGTCCAGCCGTCCGCTACCCACGTCGGGATTGCCGCGCGTGTCGATGTCCACCGTGAAGAAGAACGCGTCGGTGCGCAGCCACGGCAGGTTGTCAATCAGCCGGATGTTGGGGTCGCCCTCTACTTGGGGCTGCTCACGCCGGCTGATCGCGATGCTGTCGGCATCGCCGGCCTTGAGCATCAGAATGCGGGTGGCGGTTTCATCAATGCTTCGAAAAACGACCCGGCTGAGCCTGGCCGGCGTGCGCCAGTAACCATCGTTGCGCACAAGGATGACCTGCTTGCCGGCGCGATCCCACCGCTCAAGCTTGAACGGCCCGGTGCCGTTGGCCTTTTCAAACAAGGCGCTGGACTCTTTCTTGAGGTTGTTGTAGCGGGCCATTGTCGCGGCCGTCCCATCCCAGTCGCCGTTGGCCGCGGCCCACTTCTTGGATACCACGCTGGACCACAGCGCCATGATGCTCAGGAATGGACCGAAAGGCTCCTTTAGGGTAACAACCACGCTGTTGCCCTTGACCTGAACCGCACGCTCTAGGGCCGAGAAGCTCAGCATCAGGTTGCCCTTGTCATCGCGGGTCTTGGTCATGCCCAGAATCGGCTCCAAGAGCAGCGAGGAAGGGCCACCGTCACGGTCAATGAGCAGGAACCGCCGCAGCGAGTAGGCTGCATCCTCGGCGGTCATGGGCGTCCCGTCGTGGAACTTCACGCCCTCCCGGATCGGAAAAGTGTAGGTCTTGCCGTCAGGCGAGACCAGCCCGTTCTGCACGCTGGGCACGGTCGTGGCAAGACGGGGAACGAATCGATCGACGCGGCCGCCGTCGTAGAAAATCAGTGGCTCGTAGACGTTGAAGATTATGGTGTGGCTCGAAGTGTCGTAGGCCCACGCGTAGTCGAAGGTGTCCCAGTCGCCGAAGCCGACCTGGATGAAGGTGTCCGGGTTCTTCACAGCCTGCCCCGTGGCGGTCCCTGTCAGTCCCGCGAGGGACAGCGACAGCGTCAAAGCAAGCAGGATCAACACCTGCCTTCGCACTCGTCTCATCTGTCACCCTCCTGTCAGTCTGTCTCTCGTACCGGACCAAGAAGTCATAAACCCGCCCTCAGCCGCACTAGCGAGCGGGCGGGCGTAACGCGTCACTCAGCGATCGGCTACTACGCTGGCGTCTTGAGCACGGCCGCCTTGCTGCGCTGGTGCTTGAACGGCTGAACCGGACATGCCACATAGTGCCCATCCGCAACGTCCACCATCGGTGGCTCGTTCACACGACAGGACTCAACGGCATAGAGGCACCGCGTGTGGAAGCGGCAGCCCTTGGGCGGGTTGGAGGGGCTGGGCACGTCGCCGGGCAGGATGATCCGCTCGCGGCGCATCCCCGGGTCGGGAATCGGCACGGCCGACAGCAGCGCCTCGGTGTAGGGGTGCTGCGGGTTGGCAAAGATCTCTTCGACCGGGCACACCTCGACAATCTTGCCCAGGTACATCACCGCGACCCGATCGCTGATGTGCTTGACCACCGAGAGGTCGTGGGCGATGAACAGGTAGGTAAGCCCGAACTCCTTCTGCAGATCCTCCAGGAGGTTCAGGACCTGCGCCTGGATCGAGACGTCGAGCGCGGAGACCGGTTCGTCGCAGATGATGAGCTTGGGGTTGACCGCCAGAGCCCGGGCGATGCCTATCCGCTGCCGCTGCCCGCCGCTGAACTCGTGCGGGTAGCGGTTGGCGTGGTAGGGGGACAGGCCGACCACCTCGAGCAGTTCCTGAACGCGGCGCACCTTGTCCTTGCCCCGCGCCAGGTTGTGGATCTCGAGCGGCTCGCCGACGATGTCACCGACGGTCATGCGGGGGTTGAGCGACGAGTACGGATCCTGGAAGATGATCTGCAAGTTGCGCCGCATGAGGCGCAGCTCTTCCTTGCGGAGCGAGAAGATGCTCCGTCCTTGAAACACCGCGTCTCCGGCGGTGGGCTCCATGAGCCGCAGTATGACCCGGCCGGTCGTCGTCTTGCCGCATCCGGACTCACCCACCAGCCCGAGCGTCTCTCCAGTGTGGATGAAGAACGACACGTCGTCCACGGCCTTGACGGCCCCGACCTGCTTCTGGAAGATGAACCCCTTGGTAATGGGGAAGTACTTGCGGAGGTTGCGCACCTCCAGGATGATCTCTCTCTCTGTCCCAGTAGCCACAGCCTACCTCCTACGCTTTCCGCGTCGAGGCCAACAGCCCCGCCGCCTCGGCCGCCCGCTTCTCTTCTCCGGTCGCGTGTTCCGTGTACAGATAGCACTTCGCGTAGTGCCCCGCCTGGATGTCCACGTCCGGCGGGTCCTCCTGGACGCAGATCTCCATGGCGAACGGGCAGCGCGGCGCGAATGGACAACCCGGGGGAAGGTCGATCAGGCTTGGGGGCTGGCCCTCGATGGGAATCAGCCGCTCCTTGCGCTCGTGCAACTTCGGGATCGAGTGCAACAGGCCCCAGGTGTAGGGGTGCTTCGGGTCCCGGAAGACACGGTTCACATCGGTGTGCTCCACCGGCTTGCCGGCGTACATCACCACCACGTTGTCGGTCATCTCGGCCACCACGCCCAGGTTGTGGGTGATGACGATCACCGACATGTTGAACTCCTTTTGGAGATCACGGATCAGGTCCAGGATCTGGGCCTGGATCGTCACGTCCAGCGCCGTGGTGGGCTCGTCGGCGATCAGGATCGAGGGGTTACACGACAGCGCCATGGCGATCATGACGCGCTGCCGCATGCCGCCGCTGAACTGGTGCGGGTAGTCCTTCAGGCGCTCCCTGGCCAGCGGGATCTTGACCCGCTCGAGCATATCCGCGGCGCGGTCCCAGGCGGTCTTCTTGTCGAGCTTCTGGTGGAGGATGACCGCCTCTGCGATCTGCTCGCCGATGGTCAGGACCGGGTTGAGAGACGTCATGGGCTCCTGGAAGATCATGGCGATCCGGTTTCCCCGGATGTGACGCATCTGTTCGTCGGAGATCGTCAGCAGGTTACGGCCTTCAAACCAGATCTCGCCGCTCACGATCTTGCCCGGCGGGGTGGGGATGAGCCGCATGACCGACAGCGCGTGGACGCTCTTGCCGCAGCCCGATTCGCCCACGATCCCCAGCGTCTCGCCCTTCGCCAGGTCGTAGGTTAGCCCGTCCACGGCCCGCACTACGCCTTCGTCGGTATGAAAGTACGTCTTTAGGTCTCGAACAGAAAGCAGCGGCTCTGCCACACGCCTCACCTCTCAATAGTCTTCCTGAACCTTCTCCGCCGGAGGGGTGTATCCTTCTCCGGGCTCCGAGAAATCACTGATCGCCCCACCGCCACTGCCAGATGTTCCAGGGGAGGTAGTACGTCCCCAACCCCACCGGCTTGACGTTCCGCATGGCCTTGGGGAATGTGGTCAGGTCGAGCCGGAAGTAGAGCGACAGGCTCGACAGTTCCTCAGCGAAGATCTCCTGCTGCTTGCGCAGCAGCGCGTTGCGCTTCTCAACGTCCAGCTCGGCGATTATCTGGTCCCAGATCTGGTCGTTCTCGGCGTGGCGCCAGCCAACGCGGTTGTTGCCCGACCAGTTGTTGGCAAGCGTCGGGATGCCGATGCTGTGGAACCTGTCGTGGGGCAACGATTCCGGCGTAAACAGGCTGGCGTACATCGCCATGTGAGGGAACTGCCGGCGGGTCGTGTAGGTCCCGAAGAATACCGTGGCCGGCCGGTTGTCGATCCGCACGTCAATGCCGACCTGGCGGAGCTGCTCCTTGATGATCTGCTGGATCTGCTCGCGGATGGAGTTGCCGGCCGTCGTCGAGATAGACATCTCGACGCGCTTCCCTGTGCCGTCGCGCAGGAAGCCGTCCGGGCCGGGCCGGAACCCGGCCTCGGCCAGGAGCGATCGCGCCCTCGCGGCGTCGAGGTCATACTTCTTCAAGTTGGGGTTGGCCGCGGGATGCCCGGGCGCCATCCACGAGTTCGCCACGGGCTGGCGGCCGCCGGAGCACGAGACCTCGGCAAGGGCCTTCCGGTCCAGCGCGTAGGCGATCGCCTGCCGCACCCGCTTGTCCTTCAGCCACACGTCATCCAGGTTGAAGTCTATCCGCTCCCAGACCATGGCCTCGCGGTAGTGGGCGTTCACCCGGGCGGCCCGCTGCGAGATCTGTTCCATCTGCAGACAGGAGAAGTTGCTGATCTCCGTGGCGTCCACGCCGCCCGTGATCGCGTTGGCCTGCAGCACGGTGCTGTCCAGGATGAACCGGATGGTCACCTTCTTGATCGCCGGCGCGCCCAGGGGCCACTTGTCGTAGGCCTCGAAGCTCATGTGGCTGCCCGCCACCCACTCGGTCATCCGGTAGGGCCCGTTCGCCACAGGCAGCCGGAAGTACGGCTCCGCCCGCAGGTTCTCCGGGTTGGACAGATAGGGACGCTCCAGCAGGTGTCGCGGCAGGGCGTACGCCGCGCCGAACGGCTCACTGCCCGCGAACGGCCACAGCTCGTTCCACTGGACCACCATCTCGTAGGGATCGTTCATGTTGGTGACAAGGATGTTGTCAACCTTGTTCACAACGAATCTGGCGGTCGAGGGCGTGCGCGGGTTGCGCATCAGGCCGTAGGAGAACCGCCAGTCCAGCGCGGTGACGGGCTTCCCGTCGTGCCAGGTGAATCCGCGCTTGAGCTTCCAGGTGACGCGCATCTTGTTGTTCGGGAGAACCTGCCAATCGCCGTCCTTCAGCGTCGGGAGCTTCTCGGCCATTACGGGGACACGCACCCACTTCTCGTTGAAGGGCGCCGCGTACCCGAAGATCACGTTGTGGATGACGCCGGTTGCGGCCATGATCGAGAACGGGCCGATGATGTCCGGCTCCTGCGCCATGCCGATCGTCACGCTGTCGCGACGCTGCTGGGCCTGTACGACCGGCCCCGCGGCGGACAGCGCGATCACGGCGCCCAACACGAGAACGCACACGCGAAGCAGAACCCGCGCCATGTTGCCACCCCCTCCAGTCAGATTACCCCTCAGACTACCACGACCATTCCTGCCTCTACCGCCTATGTCTTGAGCCGTGGGTCGAGC harbors:
- the rlmD gene encoding 23S rRNA (uracil(1939)-C(5))-methyltransferase RlmD — protein: MPQTARLIPKAGPPTKHPRRGGLGTVHVGERLTVRLSAVGPDGVAVARLGPVVLSVPFGVPGEEAVVEVTKGGRCAQGRLVALLRKSASTVVARCPHFGRCGGCQWQHLVPEAQRRLKTALVKDFLKEHAGVHRDIVRETVGGESWAYRSTLRAAFAEREGVAVAGFRAIASDRVIDISRCPVQHPANEAILHAVRSTVRALRLPIHDRTSGTGLVRGVLGLASFATGEALLTLSVARPLRDTAPLVHALTGRVSGLVGILSTVQPGPAPELLGPRLRLLWGRDSIVEEFAGMRVPLRPATEVPPNPSAMPLLLDAVRQAAALRTTETALDLTAATPLLALALARDAALVTGVTPDRQAMADAWKAAEWNGIANAVFYARSPLRVLARTATRSRPEAVVVTARGPGLDDATVQAVASARIPRVAYLARSLATCAADLIRWGRVGYQTVAVQPVDVLPQTGHVQLVVTLLRGRTQPA
- the gatB gene encoding Asp-tRNA(Asn)/Glu-tRNA(Gln) amidotransferase subunit GatB, which produces MEKPEPMDPTGAGTGTREVVIGLEIHVQLLTASKMFCGCATEFGAPPNTLVCPVCLGLPGSLPVLNRRAVELGLRTAVALGCRVHPRSRFHRKNYYYPDLAKNYQISQYEYADHPPLATGGVLEIHVGGRPWRVAIRRVHLEEDTARLVHPAGTGGASSSLVDYNRSGVPLMEIVTEPDLRSPGEAREFLNALRRLLQFAEVSSCRMEEGTLRCDANLSLQPPGGPPGVRTEVKNMNSVRAVERALAFEAVRQREVLARGEAVVQETRHWDERRSVTFASRSKEEAEDYRYFPEPDLVPLDVDAAWVAAIRKALPELPAARRDRLIATFGLPAYDADLITATPAMANFFEETVALGPHPKVVANWLSGVVAAYLNEHAVEIDQIALTPARLSALLRLVDDGTVSGRTAKDILVEMITHDQEPEAVVEARGLQQISDEATLRVVVDKVIADHPGPAAEIRAGKVRALPFLVGQIMRATAGRANPEAANRLLRERLS
- the gatA gene encoding Asp-tRNA(Asn)/Glu-tRNA(Gln) amidotransferase subunit GatA, which encodes MAPSVWESARALRAAYAAGELRPSEVIAAALERIALRDPKLHAFLHVDAERARQEAVEWDGLYAQARRNAAGDTLPPLAGIPVAVKDNLCTRGVPTTCGSRILEGWLPPYDATVIARLRHAGAVIVGKTNLDEFAMGSSTENSAFGPTRNPWDLSRVPGGSSGGSAAAVAAGYVPLALGSDTGGSIRQPAGFCGVVGLKPTYGRVSRYGLVAFASSLDQIGPFARDVADCALLLGVIAGADPRDSTSADVTVPDYLATLGETRREIRLGVPSEAFGSGVDAGVAEAVRAALDTFDNLGFRVEEIALPTLDVALPTYYLIAPAEASSNLARYDGVRYGLRDGSDDLFEMVTRTRQGGFGAEVKRRIMLGTYALSAGYYEAFYIKAQKVRTLVARDFDRAFARVDIVVMPTSPTLPFAIGERVDDPLRMYVSDIFTIPVNLAGLPGLALPCGFSAGLPIGMQLVGRAFDEATLLRAGGAYQQATSWHLRHSPEA
- the gatC gene encoding Asp-tRNA(Asn)/Glu-tRNA(Gln) amidotransferase subunit GatC, with the translated sequence MAIDRATVEHVARLARLALTDEERERFAGQLGRILEYCARLDAVSIEGVPATSHVLPMVNVLREDLPAPCLSRDEVLAAAPAHEQGFFKVPRVLEAE
- a CDS encoding ABC transporter permease translates to MAWRRLRRNPLSMLGLAIIMAFVLTALLAPVIAPPKADARDPYMMPHEGYSPDPQPPRPGHPLGTTEQAFDIFYGLVWGARTAFRVGLAVVATSVTIGILVGGISGFYGGRLDEIMMRIVDVFLAFPGLILAVVVVAILGPGLEKVMIALALVSWPGYARLLRGEVLSVRERDFIEAARALGASDLKVISRHVLPNSIYPVLVVSSLDMGSIVVAAAALSFLGLGAPVGYSDWGQIISLSRSWILGAAGNAFQFWYTVVFPGAALFLFTLGWNLLGDAFRDILDPRLRGSN
- a CDS encoding ABC transporter permease: MTAFVVRRLLLLPLVAFGVTLLIFGLLQMLSPQMRAALYVTDPRQLRAVDSIIRAHGLDKPFHTQYVGWLGRVVQGDLGWSETAKMPVAKAIATFFPATLELTIFAVVPILVVGIWLGTLSAVHRDRALDHFSRFFAISGTSMPTFVWGLLLLMVFYGAWQLFPPGRLSLEPSMYVLSKQFRPYTRLMTVDALLNGQLWIFVDALRHLALPVLTLSLVSCATLVRVTRSSMLETLRQDYVRTARAKGLDDRVVVNKHARKNAMIPVVTMSALLFVGLLNGVAITETVYGYPGIGLWGVNAAIQLDAAAVAGFALFNALLLVMGNLAADILYALIDPRIRLR
- a CDS encoding ABC transporter substrate-binding protein, which produces MRRVRRQVLILLALTLSLSLAGLTGTATGQAVKNPDTFIQVGFGDWDTFDYAWAYDTSSHTIIFNVYEPLIFYDGGRVDRFVPRLATTVPSVQNGLVSPDGKTYTFPIREGVKFHDGTPMTAEDAAYSLRRFLLIDRDGGPSSLLLEPILGMTKTRDDKGNLMLSFSALERAVQVKGNSVVVTLKEPFGPFLSIMALWSSVVSKKWAAANGDWDGTAATMARYNNLKKESSALFEKANGTGPFKLERWDRAGKQVILVRNDGYWRTPARLSRVVFRSIDETATRILMLKAGDADSIAISRREQPQVEGDPNIRLIDNLPWLRTDAFFFTVDIDTRGNPDVGSGRLDGAGIPANFFSDVRVRRGFAYAFDYATFLQDAFRNQGTLPKGVIPPGMLGFDAKREYFSHSREKAIAELREAWGGQVWERGFRATVLYNTGNVVREVGARILKDGVEALNPKFRLDVRGITWASYLAAMNDSKLPVFWIGWVADYPDPHNFAFHFLHSDGTFPKSQRFKNEELDRLIMQAIKETNPEKRKQLYSQINQKFFELAPSVSPVHQVVFRVQRSWVRGWYNNPVFPGTYYYTIFKG